From a single Fusobacterium ulcerans ATCC 49185 genomic region:
- a CDS encoding sensor histidine kinase codes for MKKIFYKIFFAFIVISYLPLIVIYYFNFLYMDKYIVQNTKEQLIKVSEEISIKDIPLDRIIESKENKDIKVAYINFSHSKKESELFNYFNKTEIKANLEKLHTGDYTIRLTSMTDFLNYFLLIKKISDTEFLVIISPTIVPNVVTKMMSSFYLDLSAFIVPILFVLAYIFSKYFSDPIVTLEKISSKISKLDFSSNIDFKYNNELETLGNNLKRMSEKLKNNIDELNDLNSQMKIELKEKEKLINFEKDFMRSIGHELKTPIAIINGYIEALQDDIISDEEKGNVYSIIYNEGIFLDKLIKNLNTYLKYEFSFSDESYEEFHLKDILEEKLNKYNLDFIKKDIELITDIDEDTIFIDKYRISIILNNLFTNAITYVDDRKVIEIEFKNKILKISNSSEFIPEEKFKNIFRPFYKLDSSRNRKYGGAGLGLSIVKNILTSLNLEHSLVFNSEKNYVIFTIKFN; via the coding sequence ATGAAAAAAATTTTTTATAAAATATTCTTTGCGTTTATTGTAATCTCTTATCTTCCGTTGATAGTGATATATTATTTTAACTTTTTGTATATGGATAAATACATTGTTCAAAATACAAAAGAACAGCTTATAAAAGTATCCGAAGAAATTTCTATTAAAGATATTCCTCTGGATAGAATAATAGAGAGTAAAGAGAATAAGGACATAAAAGTTGCATATATAAATTTTTCACATTCTAAAAAAGAAAGTGAACTTTTTAATTATTTTAATAAAACTGAAATAAAAGCGAATTTAGAGAAACTCCATACTGGAGATTATACAATAAGACTGACAAGTATGACAGACTTTCTTAATTATTTTCTACTTATAAAGAAAATTTCGGACACAGAATTTTTGGTAATTATATCTCCAACCATAGTTCCAAATGTAGTCACAAAAATGATGTCATCTTTTTATTTGGATTTATCAGCCTTTATAGTACCAATACTCTTTGTTTTAGCATATATTTTCTCAAAATATTTTTCTGATCCTATTGTGACTTTAGAAAAAATATCATCTAAAATATCAAAATTGGATTTTTCATCAAATATAGATTTTAAATATAATAATGAATTGGAAACTCTAGGAAATAATTTAAAGAGAATGTCTGAAAAATTAAAAAATAATATAGATGAATTAAATGATTTAAATTCACAAATGAAAATAGAATTGAAAGAAAAAGAGAAATTAATAAACTTTGAAAAAGATTTTATGCGTTCAATAGGACATGAATTGAAAACACCTATTGCCATAATTAATGGATATATAGAAGCTCTCCAAGATGATATAATATCAGATGAAGAAAAAGGAAATGTGTATTCGATCATATATAATGAAGGGATATTTCTTGATAAACTTATAAAGAACTTAAATACATATTTAAAATATGAATTTAGTTTTTCAGATGAAAGTTATGAAGAATTTCATTTAAAAGACATTTTAGAAGAAAAATTGAATAAATATAATCTTGATTTTATTAAAAAGGATATTGAATTAATAACTGATATAGATGAAGATACAATTTTTATTGATAAATATCGCATATCAATTATTTTAAATAATCTTTTTACTAATGCAATTACCTATGTAGATGATAGAAAAGTGATAGAAATAGAATTTAAAAATAAAATTTTGAAAATATCAAATAGTTCTGAATTTATACCAGAAGAAAAATTTAAAAATATTTTCAGACCGTTTTATAAACTTGATTCTTCCAGAAACAGAAAATATGGTGGAGCAGGGTTAGGACTTTCTATAGTAAAAAATATATTAACAAGTTTAAATCTAGAACATAGCCTTGTTTTTAATAGCGAAAAAAATTATGTTATATTTACAATTAAATTTAATTAA
- a CDS encoding TetR/AcrR family transcriptional regulator produces the protein MPVMGKREQLLEAATKLILKKGYSHTSVEDITNEMGIAKGSFYTYFKSKNLLLQTIAEKKIEEMVEKQDGILENSLSFEETLKNIILVRLKFSHESMKRELVLISLIKNIEALSPENREILKKIEQINIDFIKKMLIKFKKELTAEEKDFQKYSELISAIIREFKVVSFFLDRGNNENIFIQDFDVVIEKMNNEKLNEGIDFIYTCILKILK, from the coding sequence ATGCCAGTCATGGGAAAAAGGGAGCAGTTATTGGAGGCTGCAACAAAACTTATACTAAAAAAAGGTTACTCTCATACTTCAGTAGAAGATATAACTAATGAGATGGGAATAGCTAAGGGGAGTTTTTATACTTATTTTAAATCTAAAAACTTATTATTACAGACTATTGCAGAGAAAAAAATAGAAGAAATGGTGGAAAAACAGGATGGTATTCTTGAGAATAGTCTTTCCTTTGAAGAAACTTTAAAGAATATTATTCTGGTAAGACTTAAGTTTTCTCATGAAAGCATGAAAAGAGAACTTGTACTGATAAGTCTAATAAAAAATATAGAAGCTTTAAGTCCTGAAAATAGGGAAATATTAAAAAAAATAGAGCAGATAAATATTGATTTTATAAAAAAAATGCTTATAAAATTTAAAAAAGAATTAACTGCTGAAGAAAAAGATTTTCAAAAATATTCAGAACTTATAAGTGCAATAATAAGAGAATTTAAAGTAGTAAGTTTTTTTCTAGACAGAGGGAATAATGAAAATATTTTTATTCAAGATTTTGATGTAGTAATAGAAAAAATGAATAATGAAAAACTTAATGAAGGAATAGATTTTATTTACACATGTATTTTAAAAATATTAAAATAG
- a CDS encoding TolC family protein, which produces MKKILGLLLILSSSVFAREITLDQAIQMSLENSKEIKISEKDVEVSKLKVGMAFKDALPSVVYSGTYTRGESDRKMYRHGWEDQVERKGGYTQTISISQPLFQGGAVIGGIKGAKAYKTIANLLYLGERRDTRLRTIQNYSNIVKYQKDLEALEASKKELQARYDKQKAQLDLRLITKTDLLKTEYSLLEVESQIIGTKNGITIEKENLKIKTGIPKHEDVSVVDFDVPMYLSRNINFKADLDQAMNESINALVAKNYVEAADASKMVSRADMLPKVNAFASYGTSERTKYNPTIDEAEWRGGVQVTWNVFEFGKNYDSYKVAAIGKEQEMLREKVSKDSIDINVTDAYLELIRMEKERDSKERAMEAAIENFRMDQERYDAGLISTVDYLLSESQVREAKVSYNQVVIDYLYAFEKYRSLLI; this is translated from the coding sequence ATGAAAAAAATATTGGGATTACTTTTAATATTAAGTAGTTCTGTGTTCGCTAGAGAGATCACTCTAGACCAGGCTATACAAATGTCATTGGAGAATAGTAAAGAGATTAAAATTTCAGAGAAAGATGTTGAAGTATCAAAATTAAAAGTAGGAATGGCATTCAAAGATGCATTGCCAAGTGTTGTATATAGTGGAACATATACTAGAGGTGAATCTGACCGCAAGATGTATAGACATGGATGGGAAGATCAGGTAGAAAGAAAGGGTGGATACACTCAGACTATATCTATATCACAGCCATTATTTCAAGGTGGAGCTGTTATTGGAGGAATAAAAGGAGCTAAAGCTTATAAAACAATAGCTAATCTTTTATATTTAGGAGAAAGAAGAGATACAAGACTTAGAACTATTCAAAATTATTCTAATATTGTTAAATACCAAAAGGATTTAGAGGCATTAGAAGCTTCAAAAAAAGAATTGCAGGCAAGATATGACAAACAAAAGGCACAATTGGATTTAAGACTTATTACAAAAACAGATTTATTAAAAACTGAATATTCACTTTTAGAAGTTGAATCACAAATTATTGGAACAAAAAATGGAATAACTATTGAAAAAGAAAATCTTAAGATAAAAACAGGAATTCCAAAACATGAAGATGTATCAGTAGTAGACTTTGATGTTCCTATGTATCTAAGCAGAAATATAAACTTCAAAGCAGACTTGGATCAGGCTATGAATGAGAGTATAAATGCTTTGGTGGCTAAGAACTATGTAGAAGCAGCAGATGCTTCAAAAATGGTGTCAAGGGCAGATATGCTTCCTAAAGTAAATGCTTTCGCAAGTTATGGGACATCAGAAAGAACAAAATACAATCCAACAATAGATGAAGCTGAATGGAGAGGCGGAGTACAGGTAACATGGAATGTATTTGAGTTTGGAAAGAACTATGATAGCTATAAAGTCGCAGCAATAGGAAAAGAACAGGAAATGTTGAGAGAAAAAGTTTCAAAGGATAGTATTGATATAAATGTAACTGATGCCTATTTAGAGTTAATCAGAATGGAAAAGGAAAGAGATTCTAAAGAAAGAGCAATGGAAGCAGCAATAGAGAACTTCAGAATGGATCAGGAAAGATATGATGCAGGATTGATTTCAACAGTAGATTATTTATTATCTGAGTCACAAGTAAGAGAAGCAAAAGTATCATATAATCAGGTAGTAATAGATTATTTGTATGCATTTGAAAAATATAGATCATTACTTATTTAA
- a CDS encoding efflux RND transporter periplasmic adaptor subunit, protein MKKTGYLILLLILVMTGCGKKQEEVIEKKVKYVITEPATMRKMNQVFKSDAVLEPKNKVDHKTEKGGTIEKILKRNGDAVKKGELVMELSDAATESSYFTAKANYTSALSSLNIAKNNYQKFKNLYEKELVSYLEYVGYENTYVSAKGNYEAAKASYENAKSDYDKLFRKAEIDGIVGNLFGKEGNEISSSEIIFTVVNDKSMETYVGFPAEWLTQIKVGQDLEVEVGALGKKFVGKILEINPIADSTTKKYMIKIAVDNPDRVIKDGMYSYVTIPVGEINVLSVSDEAIFVRNLLSYVFKVEDGVAKRVEVKTGATNLPYTEISSDNVKEGDRIVVKGIFGLEEGNEVEENTEAK, encoded by the coding sequence ATGAAAAAAACAGGTTATTTAATATTACTTCTAATATTAGTTATGACAGGTTGTGGGAAAAAACAAGAAGAAGTGATAGAGAAAAAAGTTAAATATGTTATCACAGAACCTGCAACAATGAGAAAAATGAATCAGGTATTTAAATCAGATGCTGTATTGGAACCTAAAAATAAAGTTGATCACAAAACTGAAAAAGGTGGAACGATAGAGAAGATTCTAAAAAGAAATGGAGACGCAGTAAAAAAAGGTGAGCTTGTAATGGAACTTTCAGATGCTGCTACAGAATCAAGTTATTTTACAGCAAAAGCTAACTATACATCAGCATTGTCTTCACTTAATATTGCAAAGAATAACTATCAAAAATTTAAGAATCTTTATGAAAAAGAGTTAGTATCTTATCTTGAATATGTAGGTTATGAAAATACTTATGTAAGTGCAAAAGGAAACTATGAAGCAGCTAAAGCTTCTTATGAAAATGCAAAAAGCGACTATGATAAATTATTCAGAAAAGCAGAAATAGATGGAATTGTAGGAAACCTTTTTGGAAAAGAAGGAAATGAAATATCATCAAGTGAAATTATATTCACAGTGGTAAATGATAAATCTATGGAAACTTATGTGGGATTCCCAGCAGAGTGGCTTACTCAAATAAAAGTAGGACAGGATTTGGAAGTTGAAGTAGGAGCATTGGGTAAGAAATTTGTTGGAAAAATTTTAGAGATAAACCCAATTGCAGATTCAACAACTAAAAAATATATGATAAAAATAGCGGTTGATAATCCTGATAGAGTTATAAAAGATGGAATGTATTCATATGTAACTATTCCAGTAGGAGAAATCAATGTATTGTCAGTTTCAGATGAAGCAATATTTGTAAGAAACTTGCTAAGCTATGTATTTAAAGTAGAAGATGGAGTGGCAAAAAGAGTAGAGGTAAAAACAGGAGCTACAAATCTTCCATATACTGAAATTTCTTCAGATAATGTAAAAGAAGGAGATAGAATAGTAGTTAAAGGTATCTTCGGATTAGAAGAAGGAAATGAAGTAGAGGAAAATACAGAAGCAAAATAA
- a CDS encoding efflux RND transporter permease subunit: MTLAGLSIRRPVATTMIMISVMFIGLMAMFSMKSELLPNMNIPVVTVKTTWQGAVAEDVETQVTKKIEEILPNVEGIDKIESTSTYGVSTIVVKFDYGINADEKVTEIQRELSKIENDLPSSADTPIAKKVEAGTGNLTLVIMMSAPNKTELSSFVEEYLKPKFESLPGIGQVNVFGNPDKQLQIQIDSDKLAAYDLSPMELYDMIRVSSLNVPLGTISTGSKDVIVRFMGELNYIDTFKDMILNSNGNTLRLKDVANVVLTTEDPDDISYLSGKESIAVIVEKSSDGSTIDLNKKALEALESLESIMPPETVYNVLLDTSIDINQSISNVSGTAVQGLILATIVLYLFLKNMRATLLVSAALPVAVIFTFAFLALNGTSLNLISLMGLSIGVGMLTDNSVVVVDNIYRHMTELKSPVMEASDNATTEVAMSVIASALTTMVVFIPILFIPGIAREIFRDLAYSIIFSNLAAIIVSLTLIPMLASRFLTNKADITKEGKIFGTVKSNYLKLINWAVDHRGKTVGITVLVFVISMVTVPRFLKMEFMPKQDQGRYSIVAELGKGLDLEKSKAIAKQIEDIVINEPNTQSYFTIVQKDSFSINVDIGKKDTRKTSVFDIITKLRPIVEKIPDTRTNLSEDFAMGSQQRDVQFDIVGSNLNEIKEVGAKVLTEIKNYPGAVDVKSTLDPGNIEARVVLDRDKIKSYGINPSVIAQTLSYSVLGGDRGDTVTVKTGVEEIDVMVRLPKEKRNDINALKNLNIKIDSGKFIKLSDVAEIVMAEGSSEINKTDRIYSVTVSANDGGVGMKAIQDKLVEAYENANPPKSVDYRWGGNSENLSDATSQLGFALGISIFLIYALLAAQFENFVLPVIIIGSIPLALVGIVWGLLLTGQPVDIMVMIGVILLAGVVVNNAIVLIDFIKMTRERGSERQEAVIESCRTRLRPILMTTMTTVLGMLPLSLGLGEGSEIYRGMAITVMFGLTFSTLLTLVVIPILYTLIEDMNNAILKFLKKVYNKIMDLLPKKLSGRD; this comes from the coding sequence ATGACTTTAGCAGGTTTATCAATACGTAGACCAGTTGCTACAACAATGATTATGATATCCGTTATGTTCATTGGATTAATGGCAATGTTTTCTATGAAATCAGAGCTTTTACCAAATATGAATATTCCAGTTGTTACAGTAAAAACAACATGGCAGGGAGCAGTAGCAGAAGATGTAGAAACACAGGTTACTAAAAAAATAGAAGAGATACTTCCTAATGTTGAGGGGATAGATAAAATAGAATCAACATCAACTTATGGTGTATCAACTATAGTTGTAAAATTTGATTATGGAATTAATGCAGATGAAAAAGTAACAGAGATACAAAGGGAATTATCAAAGATAGAAAATGATCTTCCTAGTTCTGCTGATACACCAATTGCTAAAAAAGTAGAGGCAGGAACAGGAAATTTAACATTGGTAATAATGATGAGTGCTCCTAATAAAACAGAGCTAAGTAGTTTTGTTGAGGAATATTTGAAACCTAAATTTGAAAGTCTGCCTGGTATAGGGCAAGTAAATGTATTTGGTAATCCAGATAAACAATTGCAAATTCAGATAGACAGTGACAAACTTGCAGCTTATGACCTTTCTCCAATGGAACTTTATGATATGATAAGAGTATCAAGTTTAAATGTACCTTTAGGAACAATAAGTACAGGGTCTAAAGATGTAATTGTTAGATTTATGGGAGAATTAAACTATATAGATACTTTTAAAGATATGATTTTAAATAGCAATGGAAACACTTTAAGACTTAAAGATGTAGCTAATGTTGTACTGACTACAGAAGATCCAGATGATATTTCATATCTATCAGGAAAAGAATCAATAGCAGTAATCGTAGAAAAATCATCAGATGGAAGTACAATAGATTTGAATAAAAAAGCACTTGAAGCACTTGAAAGTCTGGAATCTATAATGCCTCCAGAAACTGTATATAATGTATTGCTTGATACATCTATAGACATTAACCAATCAATATCAAACGTTAGTGGAACAGCAGTACAAGGACTTATTCTTGCAACAATAGTATTGTATTTGTTCTTGAAAAATATGAGAGCAACACTATTGGTATCAGCAGCTCTTCCAGTAGCAGTTATATTTACATTTGCATTCCTTGCATTAAATGGAACATCTTTGAACTTAATATCTCTAATGGGATTATCAATAGGGGTAGGAATGCTGACAGATAACTCCGTTGTTGTTGTGGATAATATATATCGGCACATGACGGAATTGAAATCACCAGTAATGGAAGCATCAGATAATGCAACAACAGAAGTTGCTATGTCAGTTATAGCATCAGCTCTTACAACAATGGTTGTATTTATTCCTATATTGTTTATTCCAGGGATAGCAAGAGAGATATTTAGAGACCTGGCATATTCAATAATATTTTCAAACCTTGCAGCCATAATAGTTTCACTTACATTGATACCAATGCTTGCAAGCAGATTCCTTACAAATAAGGCAGATATTACAAAAGAAGGAAAAATATTTGGAACAGTAAAAAGCAACTATTTAAAACTGATAAACTGGGCAGTAGACCATAGAGGAAAAACAGTTGGAATAACAGTACTTGTCTTTGTAATTTCAATGGTGACTGTACCAAGATTCTTGAAGATGGAATTTATGCCTAAACAAGACCAAGGTAGATATTCAATAGTTGCTGAGTTAGGAAAAGGACTTGATTTGGAAAAATCAAAAGCAATAGCTAAACAGATAGAAGATATAGTTATAAACGAACCTAATACTCAAAGTTACTTTACTATTGTTCAAAAGGACAGTTTTTCCATTAACGTTGATATAGGAAAGAAAGATACAAGAAAAACTTCTGTATTTGATATAATTACTAAATTAAGACCAATTGTTGAAAAAATCCCTGATACAAGAACAAACTTGTCTGAAGATTTTGCAATGGGATCACAGCAGAGAGATGTACAGTTTGATATAGTTGGTTCTAATCTTAATGAAATAAAAGAGGTTGGAGCAAAGGTACTTACAGAAATAAAAAATTATCCAGGAGCAGTTGACGTAAAATCAACATTGGATCCAGGAAATATAGAAGCAAGGGTAGTACTTGACAGAGATAAAATCAAAAGTTATGGAATCAATCCATCTGTAATTGCTCAGACATTGAGTTACTCAGTATTGGGAGGAGACAGAGGAGATACAGTAACTGTTAAGACTGGAGTAGAAGAAATAGATGTTATGGTAAGATTACCTAAAGAAAAAAGAAATGACATCAATGCTTTAAAAAATCTTAACATAAAAATAGATAGTGGAAAATTTATAAAACTATCTGACGTTGCAGAAATAGTAATGGCAGAAGGATCATCAGAGATAAATAAAACAGATAGAATATATAGTGTAACAGTTTCTGCAAATGATGGCGGAGTGGGAATGAAAGCTATTCAAGATAAACTTGTAGAAGCATATGAGAATGCTAATCCACCAAAATCAGTTGATTACAGATGGGGAGGAAACTCAGAAAACCTTAGTGATGCAACAAGTCAGCTGGGATTTGCATTGGGAATTTCAATATTCTTGATATATGCATTACTAGCAGCACAGTTTGAGAACTTTGTACTTCCAGTAATAATCATAGGTTCAATACCACTTGCACTGGTAGGTATAGTATGGGGGCTTTTATTAACTGGACAGCCTGTAGATATCATGGTTATGATAGGAGTTATACTTCTGGCAGGAGTGGTTGTAAACAATGCCATCGTACTGATTGACTTTATCAAGATGACCAGAGAAAGAGGAAGTGAGAGGCAGGAAGCAGTAATAGAATCTTGTAGAACAAGACTTAGACCAATCCTTATGACAACTATGACAACAGTACTTGGAATGCTGCCATTATCATTAGGATTGGGAGAAGGTTCGGAAATATATAGAGGAATGGCTATTACAGTTATGTTTGGACTTACATTCTCAACACTTCTGACATTGGTTGTAATCCCAATTCTATATACATTGATTGAGGATATGAATAATGCTATTTTAAAATTCCTCAAAAAAGTGTATAATAAAATTATGGATCTTTTACCTAAAAAATTAAGTGGAAGAGACTAA
- a CDS encoding PG0541 family transporter-associated protein, with translation MTDGHYNYKMIFVNINESQKARLEDFFDEIKFYYYTVQKKVESVWDAKVKHKNTLIWPGTDCTFILTVPERNLDKMLKNLKTFRMSLPHGIVMTAGVIPVDRIIIDFLNEDIVPDEELLAKLKEKHKVK, from the coding sequence ATGACAGATGGACATTACAATTACAAAATGATATTCGTAAATATAAACGAATCTCAGAAAGCTAGACTTGAGGATTTTTTTGACGAAATAAAATTTTATTATTATACAGTACAGAAAAAGGTAGAAAGTGTATGGGATGCTAAAGTAAAACATAAGAATACTCTTATTTGGCCAGGAACAGATTGTACTTTTATCCTTACTGTACCAGAAAGAAATCTAGATAAAATGCTGAAGAACTTAAAGACTTTCAGAATGTCACTACCACATGGAATAGTTATGACAGCAGGAGTAATTCCTGTAGACAGAATAATTATAGACTTTCTTAATGAGGACATAGTGCCAGATGAAGAACTTTTAGCAAAATTAAAAGAAAAACATAAAGTAAAGTAA
- a CDS encoding efflux RND transporter periplasmic adaptor subunit, translated as MKKLLLIIYLLAFAACGDKTAQPEKKEVAKLAKTIELNEKNLEYIKDYNGELKPVNEVTIITPTGGDVKKINFKNGDKVKKGDLILELTDASTEASYYEAEGNLLKAKSSYSTDKISYEKYKKLFAKELVSEDEYLNSKNKYETSLGGLKIAEANFIRAKDNFSRLKVTAKIDGTITDLDLKEFEKVPASQKILTIVDNSSMELVIAVSGKDTEFTEVGGKAEVLVEELGEKLEGTITEINLSSDSNTKKYSVKLSVKNENQRLLKGLYAKVKLQQGYIKGLFVPKQAIMIKDLYSYIVISRNNTAVIYKVTPDITIGNEQMIEFPDYQAGDKVVVEGQYLLNNNDKIKEN; from the coding sequence ATGAAAAAATTATTATTGATTATTTATCTTTTAGCTTTTGCTGCATGTGGAGATAAAACAGCACAGCCAGAAAAGAAAGAAGTAGCAAAATTAGCAAAAACCATAGAACTAAATGAAAAAAATCTTGAATATATAAAAGATTATAATGGGGAATTAAAACCTGTTAATGAAGTGACAATTATCACTCCTACAGGTGGGGATGTAAAAAAGATAAATTTTAAAAATGGGGATAAAGTAAAAAAAGGAGATCTAATACTTGAGCTTACAGATGCTTCAACTGAAGCGAGCTATTATGAGGCAGAGGGAAATCTCTTAAAAGCAAAGTCAAGTTATTCAACGGATAAAATATCTTATGAAAAATATAAAAAACTTTTTGCTAAAGAACTTGTATCTGAAGATGAATATTTAAATTCTAAAAATAAATATGAAACAAGTTTAGGAGGATTAAAAATAGCTGAAGCTAATTTTATAAGAGCAAAAGATAATTTTTCAAGATTGAAGGTTACAGCTAAAATAGATGGAACTATTACAGATTTAGATCTTAAAGAATTTGAAAAAGTTCCTGCTTCTCAAAAAATATTAACAATAGTTGATAATAGCAGTATGGAATTAGTAATAGCAGTTTCAGGTAAAGATACAGAGTTTACTGAAGTTGGAGGAAAAGCAGAAGTTCTGGTAGAAGAATTAGGGGAAAAACTAGAAGGAACTATAACAGAAATAAATCTGAGTTCAGACAGCAATACAAAAAAATATTCTGTGAAACTTAGTGTGAAAAATGAAAACCAAAGACTTTTAAAAGGTTTATATGCAAAAGTAAAATTACAACAGGGATATATAAAAGGTTTATTCGTTCCTAAACAGGCAATAATGATAAAAGATCTTTATTCATATATAGTTATTTCTAGAAATAATACTGCTGTTATTTATAAGGTTACTCCAGATATTACAATAGGAAATGAACAGATGATTGAATTTCCTGATTATCAAGCAGGGGATAAAGTAGTGGTAGAGGGACAGTATCTTCTTAATAATAATGATAAAATAAAGGAGAACTAG